One genomic segment of Impatiens glandulifera chromosome 6, dImpGla2.1, whole genome shotgun sequence includes these proteins:
- the LOC124942002 gene encoding tRNA-splicing endonuclease subunit Sen2-2-like produces the protein MGPRWKGKGAEAKAHSDPMSKIISQLQSSLLESTNSHGLLSGCVILLEVGAEQAELLSRACFGRPTRTAQEENNQWFQLTLEEAFYLSHSLKCLKILDEEGNSKNDDELWKFMKSKRETFPYSFKVYSHLRDRNWVVRSGAQYGVDYVAYRHHPSMVHSEYAVLVLYEKEDCFARRLRVWSDYECAIRLCGSVAKTLLAIHVNSKEEPCEFSSCLENFYVEERTITRWSAEQRREDGLTGMK, from the coding sequence ATGGGTCCAAGGTGGAAGGGGAAGGGAGCAGAAGCTAAGGCTCATTCTGATCCCATGTCAAAGATAATTTCACAGCTTCAATCTTCACTACTTGAGTCAACAAATTCTCATGGACTCCTCTCGGGTTGCGTTATCCTTCTTGAAGTTGGAGCAGAACAAGCTGAGCTTCTTAGTCGTGCCTGTTTTGGTCGACCCACTAGAACCGCACAAGAAGAAAACAATCAATGGTTTCAGTTAACTCTAGAGGAAGCCTTTTACCTCTCCCACAGTCTCAAATGTCTTAAGATCCTTGATGAAGAAGGAAATTCGAAAAATGACGACGAGCTATGGAAATTCATGAAATCAAAAAGAGAAACTTTCCCTTACTCGTTTAAGGTTTATTCTCATCTTCGTGATAGGAATTGGGTGGTAAGGTCTGGAGCTCAATATGGTGTGGATTATGTTGCGTATAGGCACCATCCTTCTATGGTGCATTCGGAGTATGCTGTGCTTGTTCTGTATGAAAAAGAGGATTGTTTTGCGCGAAGGTTGAGAGTTTGGTCAGATTATGAATGTGCAATTCGACTTTGTGGAAGCGTGGCAAAGACATTGCTTGCTATTCATGTAAACTCAAAGGAAGAACCTTGTGAGTTTTCGTCGTGTCTAGAGAATTTTTATGTGGAAGAACGAACAATCACACGATGGAGCGCGGAGCAAAGACGTGAGGACGGCCTCACCGGTATGAagtaa